One window from the genome of Thermococcus siculi encodes:
- a CDS encoding SWIM zinc finger family protein produces MDEKTLKKGERYYKSGKVLWVVKYGDRLFSKVLGTYPYYVELNLETGENSCTCPLGGDCKHVAAVMKAHENGFYFETFEGHAELFPEAIAMEFLAEVPELALDVTLKELRFALSTDESGSEVARLFRRALKLVEITEKREALHVLEEVVEEYRHVFEDYELSLKLEDELRELETAL; encoded by the coding sequence ATGGACGAGAAGACCCTCAAGAAGGGGGAGAGGTACTACAAATCCGGAAAGGTCCTGTGGGTCGTGAAGTACGGAGACCGGCTCTTCTCCAAGGTGCTGGGGACCTACCCCTACTACGTCGAGTTGAACCTCGAAACCGGTGAGAACAGCTGCACCTGCCCGCTTGGCGGAGACTGCAAGCACGTTGCCGCTGTAATGAAGGCCCACGAGAACGGCTTCTACTTCGAGACCTTCGAGGGACACGCCGAACTCTTTCCTGAGGCTATTGCGATGGAATTTCTGGCGGAGGTTCCCGAGCTGGCCCTCGACGTCACCCTTAAAGAGCTTCGCTTCGCTTTGAGCACCGATGAGAGCGGGAGCGAGGTGGCGAGACTCTTCAGGAGGGCCTTAAAGCTCGTCGAGATTACTGAGAAGAGGGAAGCCCTTCACGTCCTTGAGGAGGTCGTTGAGGAATACAGGCACGTTTTCGAGGACTACGAGCTTTCTCTGAAGCTCGAGGACGAGCTGAGGGAGCTTGAGACGGCCCTCTAA
- a CDS encoding DUF4139 domain-containing protein gives MRKKAIAAVGGILLIILAVFSFQGEKAVKGDTTVVLYNSAKIGVVEEIKEVELEEGLNEVPLEELAGLNIAEVTIRPLEEGVQVLGVFSRGSNGDVYSSNVGSEVEVKLRSGEVIKGKFLGFKNGKIAIEGDGYYLINPSEVAYFKAKNLEGKASVYAVLQADKAGKYNVSVTYRVANMSWESRYKLYIGEDAKLYGYIVLNNPTAQEFKGAKVLLVAGDVHLYQQLPQPRVLYAKADTGVETVQVSEPEKVEAFYLYKLGIVDLNPSSTMMYPYITVKVPFEREYLYESWPGNGERPVYESISFNTDKVLPAGIVEIYRDTEDGALLIGENRIDHTPKDGTVRIGIGRDYDLKGTTTVLEQRNGEGYSYYKIKITLENFGNETKTVIVRHHKWGKLISSSIEPIDETANYVEFKVTIKPGEKKDVVFDYENRW, from the coding sequence ATGAGGAAGAAAGCCATAGCCGCCGTCGGCGGGATACTGTTAATAATACTTGCGGTCTTTTCATTTCAGGGGGAAAAAGCCGTGAAGGGCGACACCACTGTCGTCCTCTACAACTCCGCAAAGATCGGGGTTGTCGAGGAGATTAAGGAGGTCGAGCTGGAGGAGGGCCTCAACGAGGTGCCCCTCGAGGAGCTGGCCGGCCTGAACATAGCCGAGGTCACGATAAGGCCCCTCGAGGAAGGAGTCCAGGTTCTCGGAGTCTTCAGCAGGGGTTCAAACGGAGACGTCTACTCCTCCAACGTCGGGAGCGAGGTCGAAGTGAAGCTCCGCAGCGGCGAGGTCATAAAGGGCAAGTTCCTAGGCTTCAAGAACGGGAAGATAGCGATAGAGGGCGACGGTTACTACCTGATAAACCCGAGCGAGGTTGCCTACTTCAAGGCAAAGAACCTTGAGGGGAAGGCGAGCGTATACGCTGTTCTCCAGGCGGACAAAGCTGGAAAGTACAACGTGAGCGTCACCTACCGCGTGGCCAACATGAGCTGGGAAAGCAGGTACAAGCTCTACATAGGCGAGGACGCCAAGCTCTACGGCTACATCGTGCTCAACAACCCCACTGCTCAAGAGTTCAAGGGCGCGAAGGTTCTCCTGGTCGCAGGCGACGTCCACCTCTACCAGCAGCTTCCGCAGCCGAGGGTTCTCTACGCGAAGGCTGACACCGGAGTCGAGACCGTCCAGGTGAGCGAGCCGGAGAAGGTGGAGGCCTTCTACCTCTACAAGCTCGGAATAGTTGACCTCAACCCATCGAGCACCATGATGTACCCGTACATCACCGTCAAAGTTCCCTTCGAGAGGGAGTACCTCTACGAGAGCTGGCCGGGCAACGGTGAGAGGCCTGTCTACGAGTCGATATCCTTCAATACCGACAAGGTTCTCCCGGCGGGAATAGTGGAGATATACCGCGACACCGAGGATGGGGCGCTGCTCATAGGCGAGAACCGGATAGACCACACGCCCAAGGACGGGACTGTGAGGATAGGCATTGGAAGGGACTACGACCTGAAGGGCACCACGACCGTACTGGAGCAGAGGAACGGCGAAGGGTATTCATATTATAAGATAAAGATAACGCTGGAGAACTTCGGCAACGAGACGAAGACCGTCATCGTCAGGCACCACAAGTGGGGTAAGCTGATCAGCTCAAGTATTGAACCCATCGACGAGACCGCCAACTACGTCGAGTTCAAGGTGACCATTAAGCCCGGGGAAAAGAAGGATGTAGTCTTTGACTACGAGAACCGCTGGTGA
- a CDS encoding acetate--CoA ligase family protein: MDRIAKAREIIEKAKAENRPLVEPEAKEILKLYGVPVPDFKVATNEEEAVKFAKEIGYPVVMKIVSPQIIHKSDAGGVKVNIKSDEEARQAFRTIMENAKNYKPDADLWGVIVYRMLPLGKEVIVGMIRDPQFGPAIMFGLGGIFVEILKDVSFRVAPISKDEALDMIKEIKAYPILAGARGEKPVNIEALADIITKVGELALELPEIKELDINPIFAYEDSAVAVDARMLL; this comes from the coding sequence ATGGACAGGATTGCTAAGGCCAGGGAAATAATCGAGAAGGCCAAGGCCGAGAACAGGCCGCTTGTCGAGCCGGAGGCCAAGGAGATACTCAAGCTCTACGGCGTTCCGGTTCCGGACTTCAAGGTCGCCACCAACGAGGAAGAAGCTGTAAAGTTCGCGAAGGAGATCGGCTACCCGGTTGTTATGAAGATCGTTTCTCCGCAGATCATCCACAAGAGCGACGCCGGCGGTGTCAAGGTCAACATCAAGAGCGACGAGGAGGCCAGGCAGGCCTTTAGAACCATAATGGAGAACGCAAAGAACTACAAGCCGGACGCGGACCTCTGGGGCGTCATCGTTTACCGCATGCTCCCGCTCGGCAAGGAAGTTATAGTCGGTATGATCCGCGACCCGCAGTTCGGCCCGGCCATCATGTTCGGTCTCGGTGGTATCTTCGTCGAGATACTCAAGGACGTCAGCTTCCGCGTTGCCCCGATAAGCAAGGACGAGGCCCTCGACATGATAAAGGAGATCAAGGCCTACCCGATCCTCGCCGGAGCGCGCGGTGAGAAGCCCGTCAACATCGAGGCCCTCGCCGACATCATCACCAAGGTCGGCGAGCTTGCCCTTGAGCTTCCCGAGATCAAGGAGCTTGACATCAACCCGATCTTCGCCTACGAAGACTCGGCCGTTGCCGTCGACGCCAGGATGCTTCTCTGA
- the rgy gene encoding reverse gyrase — MKAIYREMCPNCLGKISDERLINKNPCDECLEEPVHADSYFELVTAVRNALQLRGTLKEWERIYSLEKNLREIEAFFERATGFTFWSAQRTWVKRLLKGRSFSIIAPTGMGKSTFGAFMAVWHATNGKKSYIVVPTTPLVIQTVRKIQAVAERAGIDINLAYYHGNLRKKEKEEMLAKIQGEDYDILVTSAQWMARKFDEVLKGRHFDFIFVDDVDAFLKASKNIDRSLYLLGFNDEIIGKAWEIIRLKKQMSKYLNGRAQDRDERLKELNSEISKLQREIEEFKSKNDIGIMIIASATGSARGDRIKLYRELLGFEVGSGRSALRNVVDSYLKPTKDIKEHVEELLMMLGKGGIIFTPIDQGLGYAEELVNYLRERGFRVELVSSKNRKAIERFESGEADYLVGSATYYGSLVRGLDLPHLIRYAVFTGVPKFRFSIDLERPTIYRALGLLSEIMDFLSDEDRKQAEKLHARLRRLIRNIPQFELLKIEEALAEGLPIENEFHNHVLGVFRELVEFLRKALHDEEVLKKLAEDPFVSLTEEEGKWYIEIPDVRTYIQATGRTSRLFAGGITKGLSVLIVDNEKVFNGLLRQMRWRFTEFKMVPFEELNLDEILRQIDEDREKVRLVMEGKISAKVKDLVKSALMIVESPNKARTIANFFGQPSKTRIGDLVAYEVSIGNMMLTILASGGHMFDLVTNEGYHGVLIDEKDGMLKFIPVYDTIKRCRDCGHQFVDWEEKGVCPRCGSTNVRDALDNVKAMRELAQEVDEILIATDPDTEGEKIAWDIRNVLSPFTPNIKRIEFHEVTRPAIMRAIQEARDVNEGRVNAQIVRRIEDRWIGFELSQELQRVFENRNLSAGRVQTPVLGWIIERYKEFSESETYFLGLTLENGLQFTVEIGKDGKEVEPPEYVTVEKVELEEREFNPQPPYTTDAMLKDASTFLKLSAPETMRLAQDLFEAGLCVTPDTLVSLADGRIVEIRDAVEKSEENLLSVNGLKPKEAKAIKFWEIDWNGPLKVIKLKNGHEIRATPDHGLLVMRDGKLGWVSAKNIREGDYVAFAYNTGHRGREEYTLLKLLIKLGITDVMVELDEEYFNTKVAPLIRERISTSTRYKYLRRRVVPLYLLLKWGLDDYEAHVKFLYRQRAGSKPIPNFELDERFWYVFGLVLGDGTLRNSKVLISQTPLKDVKSVLKEVFPFLYVFETTTQVGFSNSILAEVFRRLGAREWKLHPLVFGLREEYINAMIAGYFDTDGTFSILNGRKGPNFRAILTSKRGDVLRMLSVYLYQVGIMNYLRRDERTGVWDLIISNRSLEKFREKIYPYLRIRRGQFEEAYSVYRSSRRAFEDDLLPVAQVFRKLKFKNGIKNRILKETGIDIWNWLKHKGGEIPRSKLAKVLEYAEEGPEREFLKSLVGAGVTWGRVKGIEEEHYTGKLYDFTTTTENFFSNGAVSHNCTYHRTDSTHVSNTGIEVAKEYITQEVGEEYFKPRPWGEEGTHEAIRPTRPIDTGRLMQLVRDGIIQLPKNLTRNHYRLYDMIFRKFMTSQMKAAKLLMEKAVIDAGVGKAELEGYVEIIEDGWTKLRSPNFRQLPRLEEGAKLKVVEAKKWKAPKVPLYTQGDIIALMKERKIGRPSTYAKILETLIRRYYVLETRGRKKLVPTDQGIKVYHYLISKYKELVSEEKTRELEAVMDRIEENKVDYQEVLSTLYHEIREYLSNGKENAT; from the coding sequence ATGAAGGCGATCTATCGGGAGATGTGCCCGAACTGCCTCGGTAAAATCTCCGATGAAAGGCTCATAAACAAGAACCCCTGCGATGAATGTCTAGAAGAACCTGTTCACGCCGATTCTTATTTTGAACTCGTCACGGCCGTGAGGAACGCCCTTCAGCTCAGGGGCACGCTCAAGGAGTGGGAGCGGATATACTCCCTCGAAAAGAACCTCCGCGAGATAGAGGCTTTCTTCGAAAGGGCCACTGGCTTCACCTTCTGGAGCGCCCAGAGGACCTGGGTGAAACGACTCCTCAAGGGGAGGAGCTTTTCCATCATAGCCCCAACAGGGATGGGCAAGAGTACCTTTGGAGCTTTCATGGCGGTCTGGCACGCTACCAACGGAAAGAAGAGCTACATAGTGGTCCCAACGACACCCCTCGTTATCCAGACCGTCAGGAAGATTCAGGCGGTAGCCGAGAGGGCTGGAATAGATATCAACCTCGCCTACTACCACGGCAACCTCCGGAAGAAGGAGAAGGAGGAGATGCTCGCCAAAATCCAGGGCGAGGACTACGATATCCTCGTTACCAGCGCCCAGTGGATGGCGCGGAAGTTCGATGAGGTTCTCAAGGGCAGGCACTTCGACTTCATCTTTGTCGACGACGTTGATGCCTTCCTAAAGGCGAGCAAGAACATAGACCGCTCCCTATACCTCCTCGGCTTCAACGACGAGATCATAGGCAAGGCGTGGGAGATAATCCGCCTGAAGAAGCAGATGTCCAAGTATCTGAACGGTCGCGCCCAGGACAGGGACGAGAGGCTGAAGGAACTCAACTCGGAGATTTCGAAGCTCCAGCGCGAGATAGAGGAATTCAAGTCAAAAAACGACATCGGTATCATGATCATCGCCTCCGCCACCGGAAGCGCGAGGGGCGACAGAATAAAGCTCTACCGCGAGCTTCTCGGCTTTGAGGTTGGTTCCGGAAGGAGCGCGCTGAGGAACGTCGTCGACAGCTACCTGAAGCCCACCAAAGACATCAAAGAGCACGTGGAAGAACTGCTAATGATGCTCGGGAAGGGCGGAATAATCTTCACCCCCATCGACCAGGGCCTCGGATATGCTGAGGAGCTGGTGAACTACCTCCGCGAGAGGGGCTTCAGGGTCGAGCTGGTCAGTTCAAAGAACAGGAAGGCCATAGAGCGCTTTGAGAGCGGCGAGGCTGATTATCTTGTCGGCTCCGCCACCTACTACGGCTCCCTCGTCAGGGGACTGGATCTACCGCACCTCATACGCTACGCCGTCTTCACCGGTGTCCCGAAGTTCCGCTTTAGCATAGACCTTGAGAGGCCCACCATATACCGCGCCCTGGGCCTGCTCAGCGAGATAATGGACTTTCTGAGCGACGAGGACAGGAAGCAGGCTGAAAAGTTACACGCCCGCTTGAGGAGGCTCATAAGGAACATTCCACAGTTCGAACTCCTCAAGATAGAGGAGGCCCTAGCGGAGGGCCTGCCAATAGAAAACGAGTTCCACAACCACGTTCTTGGAGTTTTCCGCGAGCTGGTCGAGTTCCTGAGGAAGGCCCTCCACGATGAGGAAGTTCTCAAAAAGCTCGCCGAGGATCCGTTCGTCAGCCTGACCGAAGAGGAAGGAAAGTGGTACATCGAGATTCCCGATGTGAGAACCTACATTCAGGCAACCGGAAGGACGAGCAGACTCTTCGCTGGCGGAATCACCAAGGGACTGAGCGTTCTCATCGTGGACAACGAGAAGGTCTTCAACGGCCTGCTCAGGCAGATGCGCTGGCGCTTCACGGAGTTCAAGATGGTGCCCTTCGAGGAGCTGAACCTCGACGAGATTCTCAGACAGATAGACGAGGACAGGGAGAAAGTTAGGCTGGTGATGGAGGGCAAGATAAGCGCCAAGGTGAAAGACCTCGTCAAGTCAGCCCTCATGATAGTGGAGAGCCCCAACAAGGCCAGGACCATAGCCAACTTCTTCGGCCAGCCGAGCAAGACGAGGATAGGGGATCTGGTCGCCTACGAAGTCAGCATAGGCAACATGATGCTGACGATTTTAGCGAGCGGTGGCCATATGTTTGACCTTGTGACGAACGAAGGCTATCATGGTGTTCTAATCGACGAGAAAGATGGCATGTTGAAGTTCATCCCCGTCTACGACACCATAAAGAGGTGCAGGGATTGTGGCCATCAGTTCGTCGACTGGGAGGAGAAAGGAGTCTGCCCGCGCTGCGGAAGCACCAACGTCCGCGATGCCCTCGACAACGTTAAGGCGATGCGCGAGCTGGCCCAGGAGGTCGACGAGATTCTCATAGCGACAGACCCGGATACCGAGGGTGAGAAGATAGCCTGGGACATAAGGAACGTTCTCAGCCCGTTCACACCCAACATCAAGCGCATAGAGTTCCACGAGGTCACGAGGCCGGCCATAATGAGGGCGATTCAAGAAGCCAGGGACGTAAACGAGGGCCGTGTCAATGCCCAGATTGTCAGAAGGATAGAGGACCGCTGGATAGGGTTTGAGCTGAGCCAGGAACTCCAGCGCGTATTCGAGAACCGCAACCTCTCCGCCGGAAGGGTTCAGACGCCGGTCCTAGGCTGGATAATTGAACGCTATAAAGAGTTCAGCGAGAGCGAGACCTACTTCCTCGGGTTGACCCTGGAAAACGGCCTCCAGTTCACGGTTGAGATAGGAAAGGACGGCAAAGAGGTTGAGCCGCCGGAGTACGTCACCGTTGAGAAGGTCGAGCTGGAGGAAAGGGAGTTCAACCCCCAACCCCCTTATACCACAGACGCCATGCTGAAGGACGCTTCGACCTTCCTGAAGCTTTCCGCTCCCGAAACGATGAGGCTGGCGCAGGATCTGTTCGAAGCTGGTCTCTGTGTCACTCCCGATACGCTCGTTAGCCTCGCCGATGGAAGGATCGTGGAGATAAGGGATGCAGTTGAAAAGTCCGAGGAAAACCTGCTCTCAGTAAACGGCCTCAAGCCGAAGGAAGCAAAAGCCATCAAGTTCTGGGAGATTGACTGGAACGGGCCGCTCAAGGTCATCAAGCTCAAAAACGGTCATGAAATCAGGGCGACTCCCGACCACGGCCTCCTAGTGATGAGAGACGGCAAGCTCGGCTGGGTCTCCGCGAAGAACATCAGAGAGGGAGACTACGTTGCCTTTGCCTACAACACCGGCCACCGCGGAAGGGAAGAATACACGCTCCTCAAACTCCTGATAAAGCTCGGAATAACCGACGTGATGGTCGAGCTGGACGAGGAGTACTTTAACACAAAAGTGGCCCCCCTCATAAGGGAGAGAATCTCGACGAGCACCAGGTACAAATACCTCCGCAGGCGCGTTGTTCCGCTCTACCTTCTTCTGAAATGGGGACTCGATGACTACGAAGCCCATGTAAAGTTCCTCTATCGCCAGAGGGCAGGGTCGAAGCCCATTCCGAACTTTGAACTCGATGAGAGGTTCTGGTACGTCTTTGGCCTCGTCCTTGGGGATGGGACTCTAAGAAATAGCAAAGTTTTGATCTCGCAGACTCCTCTGAAGGATGTCAAATCTGTACTCAAGGAGGTTTTCCCGTTCCTCTACGTCTTTGAAACGACTACTCAGGTCGGCTTCTCGAACTCAATCCTCGCTGAGGTCTTCAGGAGACTGGGAGCAAGAGAATGGAAGCTCCATCCGCTCGTGTTTGGACTGCGTGAGGAGTACATCAACGCAATGATTGCTGGCTATTTTGACACGGACGGAACCTTCTCGATCCTCAACGGCAGGAAGGGACCGAACTTCAGGGCGATTCTGACCTCGAAGAGGGGCGACGTTCTCAGGATGCTCAGCGTTTACCTCTACCAGGTCGGCATCATGAATTATCTCAGACGGGATGAGCGCACCGGAGTTTGGGACTTGATAATAAGCAACAGAAGTCTTGAGAAATTCAGAGAGAAAATTTACCCATACCTCAGAATCAGGAGGGGACAGTTTGAGGAGGCGTATTCCGTTTACAGGTCATCGCGGAGAGCCTTTGAGGACGACCTGCTCCCCGTCGCTCAAGTCTTTAGAAAGCTGAAGTTCAAGAACGGCATCAAGAACAGAATACTGAAGGAAACAGGGATTGACATCTGGAACTGGCTTAAACATAAAGGGGGAGAGATCCCACGGAGCAAACTCGCTAAGGTGCTTGAATACGCAGAGGAAGGTCCGGAGAGAGAGTTTCTCAAGTCCCTCGTCGGGGCGGGGGTTACCTGGGGTAGGGTGAAGGGGATTGAGGAAGAACACTACACAGGAAAACTCTACGACTTCACAACGACTACCGAGAACTTCTTCTCCAACGGTGCAGTGTCCCACAACTGTACCTACCACAGAACAGACAGCACCCACGTCAGCAACACCGGAATAGAGGTCGCCAAGGAGTACATAACCCAGGAGGTCGGGGAAGAGTACTTCAAGCCGAGGCCCTGGGGCGAGGAGGGCACCCACGAGGCCATAAGGCCGACCAGGCCCATAGACACCGGCCGCTTGATGCAGCTCGTTCGCGACGGGATAATCCAGCTCCCCAAGAACCTCACCAGGAACCACTACAGGCTCTACGACATGATATTCAGGAAGTTCATGACGAGCCAGATGAAGGCGGCAAAGCTCCTCATGGAGAAGGCGGTTATAGACGCCGGCGTCGGAAAGGCTGAGCTTGAGGGCTACGTGGAGATAATCGAGGACGGCTGGACTAAGCTTCGCTCCCCGAACTTCAGGCAGCTGCCGAGGCTGGAGGAGGGGGCCAAACTAAAGGTGGTCGAGGCCAAGAAGTGGAAGGCGCCGAAGGTTCCCCTCTACACCCAGGGTGACATAATAGCCCTGATGAAGGAGCGCAAGATAGGAAGGCCATCTACCTACGCCAAGATACTCGAAACGCTCATAAGGCGCTACTACGTCCTTGAAACGAGGGGAAGAAAGAAGCTCGTGCCGACGGATCAGGGCATCAAGGTCTACCACTATCTCATAAGTAAGTATAAAGAGCTGGTCAGCGAGGAGAA